One genomic segment of Trichococcus shcherbakoviae includes these proteins:
- a CDS encoding 6-phospho-beta-glucosidase, whose translation MSAGKGFPEGFFWGGATAANQFEGGWDADGKGPSVIDQLTCSRDFAERFAGVGDYYPSHIGIDFYNRYKEDIALFAEMGFRMFRMSIAWTRIFPNGDELEPNEAGLAFYDDVFDELAKYGIEPLVTISHFEMPQYLVDHYGGWKNRKLIGFFERYATTLFERYQGKVNYWLTFNEINMATFLPQISIGSKAEAGESQEEIMYQALHHQFVASALATKAARAIDPDNRIGCMIAYAPVYPLSAKPEDVWSAQRKEEEKLFFSDVHARGYYPPSKLAYFATKGINVTFEQGDEEILAAHTVDFISFSYYASSAASFAQSGVPGEGNALMGEKNPYLAESEWGWQVDPLGLRVALNTFHSRYQLPLMVVENGLGAVDEIVDGQIHDDYRISYLRDHVKAMRDAIVLDGVDLVAYTSWGCIDLVSAGTGEMAKRYGYIYVDRNNDGSGSLDRLKKDSFYWYQKAIASNGEDLE comes from the coding sequence ATGTCAGCAGGTAAAGGATTTCCGGAAGGTTTCTTCTGGGGCGGCGCTACAGCCGCCAATCAATTTGAAGGAGGTTGGGACGCTGATGGGAAAGGTCCGTCGGTCATCGACCAACTGACCTGCTCGCGCGACTTCGCTGAGCGCTTCGCCGGAGTCGGCGACTACTACCCTTCGCACATCGGTATCGATTTCTACAACCGCTACAAGGAAGATATCGCCTTGTTCGCAGAAATGGGCTTCCGGATGTTCCGGATGTCGATCGCCTGGACGCGGATTTTTCCGAATGGTGATGAATTGGAACCGAACGAAGCCGGCTTGGCCTTTTACGATGACGTCTTCGATGAATTGGCGAAATATGGCATCGAACCATTGGTGACGATCTCGCATTTCGAAATGCCGCAATATCTGGTCGACCACTACGGCGGCTGGAAAAACCGCAAGCTGATCGGCTTCTTTGAAAGATATGCGACAACATTGTTTGAACGCTATCAAGGGAAAGTCAACTATTGGCTGACCTTCAACGAAATCAACATGGCGACGTTCCTGCCGCAGATTTCGATCGGTTCGAAAGCCGAAGCGGGCGAAAGCCAGGAAGAAATCATGTATCAAGCCTTGCATCACCAATTTGTCGCCAGCGCTTTGGCGACGAAGGCTGCGCGGGCAATCGATCCCGACAACCGCATCGGCTGCATGATCGCCTATGCGCCGGTCTATCCGTTGTCGGCAAAACCGGAAGACGTTTGGTCAGCGCAACGAAAAGAAGAAGAAAAACTGTTCTTCTCAGATGTCCATGCCCGCGGGTATTATCCGCCGAGCAAACTGGCTTACTTCGCCACTAAAGGCATCAACGTTACGTTCGAACAAGGCGACGAGGAAATCTTGGCTGCACATACGGTCGATTTCATTTCCTTCAGCTACTATGCTTCCAGCGCAGCCAGCTTTGCACAATCCGGCGTGCCGGGTGAAGGCAATGCTTTGATGGGCGAGAAGAACCCGTACTTGGCGGAATCGGAATGGGGCTGGCAAGTCGATCCGTTGGGTCTGCGCGTCGCTTTGAACACGTTCCACTCCCGTTACCAACTGCCGCTGATGGTTGTCGAAAACGGATTGGGTGCTGTGGATGAAATCGTCGATGGCCAAATCCATGATGATTACCGCATCTCCTACCTTCGTGACCACGTCAAAGCGATGCGTGATGCGATCGTGCTGGACGGCGTCGATCTTGTCGCCTACACCTCTTGGGGCTGTATCGACTTGGTTTCAGCCGGTACGGGCGAGATGGCGAAACGCTACGGCTACATCTACGTGGACCGCAACAACGACGGTTCAGGCAGCTTGGACCGTCTGAAGAAGGATTCCTTCTACTGGTACCAAAAAGCCATCGCCAGCAATGGCGAAGATTTGGAATAG
- a CDS encoding beta-glucoside-specific PTS transporter subunit IIABC yields MKYEELAKDILAHVGGKENVRSLAHCITRLRFKLVDESKADTEYLKKLEGIVTVIQSGGQYQVVIGNHVPDVYAAVNAVGGLNGGGEVAAEDEGPKGSIFNQFIDMISKIFQPILGPLAATGMLKGVAALLIAAGMSTTDGAYVLIQAAGDGFFNFLPIFLAFTASKHFKMNSFTAMAVATAMVYPGLVNPAGIDPLYTLFAGSIFESPIYMTFFGLPVIMMSYASSVVPILLAVFLGSKVENVLKKVIPDVVKLFMVPFTTLLIVVPLTILFVGPLSTWAATLLGAGVSWIYNLSPIVAGAVLGGGWQVFVMFGLHWGLVPIAINNLATQGYDQLLATVLGVSFAQTGAVLAIMLKTKEAKVKQLSIPAFISGLFGVTEPAIYGITLPMKRPFQLSCIAGAISGIVAGIFKLTSYRMGGLGVFSFPSYLDANGTMSFNFWASLIVAVVGLAAGFLLVFLSKIPVLYGETEVAATATNTATTLNTNSVVVEAMKKDLSAAAEKDLVASPMIGEMVLLSDVPDEAFATGALGKGIAIRPTVGEVYAPANATVTLLFPTQHAIGLTTENGTEILIHVGMDTVQLDGKGFTSHVQQGDKVVAGQLLLEFDIDFIQKAGYEIITPIIVTNSNDYLDVITTKEATLADGDYLLTVIA; encoded by the coding sequence ATGAAATATGAAGAATTAGCAAAAGACATTTTGGCTCATGTGGGCGGCAAAGAAAACGTCCGCAGCCTGGCTCACTGCATCACGCGTCTGCGTTTCAAATTGGTTGACGAAAGCAAAGCGGACACGGAATACCTGAAAAAACTTGAAGGCATCGTTACAGTCATCCAAAGCGGTGGCCAGTATCAAGTCGTTATCGGCAACCACGTTCCTGACGTCTACGCAGCAGTCAACGCTGTCGGCGGATTGAACGGCGGCGGTGAGGTAGCTGCTGAAGACGAAGGTCCAAAAGGCAGTATCTTCAATCAATTCATCGATATGATTTCTAAAATTTTCCAACCAATCCTGGGACCTTTGGCAGCTACAGGGATGCTGAAAGGTGTGGCAGCGCTTTTGATTGCCGCGGGTATGTCGACTACTGATGGGGCGTATGTCCTGATTCAAGCAGCAGGTGACGGATTCTTCAACTTCTTGCCGATCTTCCTTGCATTCACTGCCAGCAAACATTTCAAAATGAACAGCTTTACTGCGATGGCAGTCGCAACCGCAATGGTCTATCCAGGCTTGGTCAATCCTGCAGGAATCGATCCATTGTACACTTTGTTTGCTGGTTCCATTTTTGAATCGCCAATCTACATGACATTCTTCGGCTTGCCGGTCATTATGATGAGCTACGCTTCATCGGTTGTGCCGATTCTTTTGGCAGTTTTCCTGGGTTCCAAAGTTGAAAATGTCTTGAAGAAAGTCATTCCGGATGTTGTGAAATTGTTCATGGTGCCTTTCACAACTTTGTTGATCGTCGTTCCCTTGACCATCTTGTTTGTCGGACCGCTCTCCACATGGGCTGCGACGTTGCTTGGGGCTGGTGTATCCTGGATCTATAACTTGAGCCCAATCGTCGCAGGCGCTGTATTGGGTGGAGGCTGGCAAGTATTCGTCATGTTCGGTTTGCATTGGGGCTTGGTGCCGATCGCAATCAATAACTTGGCGACACAAGGCTATGATCAATTGCTGGCTACTGTATTAGGCGTTTCATTTGCACAGACCGGTGCAGTATTGGCGATTATGTTGAAAACGAAAGAAGCAAAAGTAAAACAATTGAGTATTCCGGCTTTCATTTCCGGGTTGTTCGGGGTAACTGAGCCTGCTATCTACGGAATCACTTTACCGATGAAACGTCCGTTCCAATTGAGCTGTATTGCTGGTGCCATCTCCGGTATCGTGGCAGGTATCTTCAAATTGACGAGCTACCGTATGGGCGGCTTAGGCGTCTTCTCATTCCCTAGCTACTTGGATGCAAACGGAACAATGAGCTTCAATTTCTGGGCTTCCCTCATCGTTGCTGTGGTAGGACTTGCTGCTGGATTCCTGCTTGTCTTCTTATCAAAAATCCCAGTTCTTTACGGAGAAACTGAAGTTGCAGCAACTGCAACAAATACAGCAACAACTTTAAACACAAACTCTGTAGTCGTTGAAGCAATGAAAAAAGACTTGAGCGCAGCAGCTGAAAAAGACTTGGTCGCTAGCCCAATGATCGGCGAAATGGTTCTCTTGTCAGATGTTCCGGATGAAGCTTTTGCGACTGGTGCACTTGGTAAAGGGATCGCGATCCGTCCGACTGTCGGTGAAGTCTATGCTCCGGCAAACGCAACTGTAACACTCTTGTTCCCGACGCAACATGCAATCGGTTTGACGACTGAAAACGGAACGGAAATCCTGATCCACGTCGGAATGGATACGGTCCAATTGGATGGTAAAGGCTTCACGAGCCATGTGCAACAAGGCGATAAAGTAGTAGCCGGACAATTGCTGTTGGAATTCGACATCGACTTTATCCAAAAAGCAGGCTATGAAATCATCACACCGATCATCGTCACAAACAGCAATGACTACTTGGATGTCATCACGACGAAAGAAGCAACATTGGCTGACGGCGACTATTTGCTGACGGTCATCGCATAA
- a CDS encoding DUF6198 family protein translates to MEKKVLASELALAMGVMCNAIAVSLMIKSELGVSTISSVPVVLNEMFAHVTIGSWNFLFQVVLVLVMALITRKFLGYVFSIALALLFGYLLDFFELLFSGIVANIPLRIVFFFTGFFMLSLGISLMLNCRLPALPFDLFVREMSEHFGLTVKQMKTGFDATCVGLSVVFSLLFLEGIAGVGLGTVFAMLFTGTVTQNFVNRLNNRFVFQKMMVTKERA, encoded by the coding sequence ATGGAGAAAAAAGTGTTGGCAAGTGAACTTGCTTTGGCGATGGGCGTGATGTGCAATGCCATTGCCGTGTCGTTGATGATTAAAAGTGAATTAGGGGTGTCGACGATTTCATCCGTGCCGGTGGTGTTGAACGAAATGTTTGCGCACGTGACAATCGGCAGCTGGAACTTTCTCTTCCAAGTGGTCCTTGTGCTGGTGATGGCTCTGATTACGCGGAAGTTTTTGGGATATGTCTTTTCGATTGCATTGGCATTGTTGTTCGGCTACCTGCTGGATTTCTTTGAATTGCTATTTTCGGGCATCGTCGCAAACATCCCGCTGCGGATTGTGTTCTTTTTCACCGGATTTTTCATGTTGTCGCTCGGGATCAGTCTGATGCTGAATTGCCGCTTGCCGGCTCTTCCATTCGACTTGTTTGTGCGCGAGATGTCCGAGCATTTCGGACTAACCGTCAAGCAGATGAAGACGGGATTTGACGCTACTTGTGTCGGGTTGAGCGTCGTCTTCTCGTTGTTGTTCCTGGAAGGAATCGCTGGAGTTGGACTCGGGACTGTGTTCGCTATGCTCTTCACCGGTACGGTGACGCAGAATTTCGTGAATCGATTGAACAACCGTTTCGTTTTCCAGAAGATGATGGTCACCAAAGAACGCGCGTAA
- a CDS encoding NUDIX domain-containing protein, translated as MKSEKSCGAIVLSPDNTNRKVLLIKHENGGHWAFPKGHVEEGETEVETALREIKEETGLSTDLSTTFRKSVSYSPAPGVMKEVVYFIAFAHTETIEKQDAEITDFAWMPFNEALQAITYDNDKSILQSAIDFIEGMKN; from the coding sequence ATGAAATCAGAAAAATCGTGCGGAGCCATCGTGCTCTCCCCAGATAACACTAACCGAAAAGTATTATTGATCAAACACGAAAACGGCGGCCATTGGGCATTCCCGAAAGGCCACGTCGAGGAAGGCGAAACGGAAGTCGAAACAGCATTGAGGGAAATCAAGGAAGAAACCGGCTTGAGCACCGATCTAAGCACCACCTTCCGGAAATCCGTCAGCTACTCCCCTGCTCCCGGCGTAATGAAAGAAGTCGTCTACTTCATCGCCTTCGCCCATACGGAAACAATCGAAAAGCAGGATGCCGAGATCACCGACTTCGCCTGGATGCCGTTCAATGAAGCTTTGCAGGCCATCACCTACGACAACGACAAAAGCATCCTGCAGTCCGCCATCGATTTTATCGAAGGCATGAAAAACTAA
- a CDS encoding VOC family protein gives MNQKLVEICLRVRDIDATLDFYTNLFDFEVASHRKFPEDKFDLVYLNSPGSSVQIELTYNYDAEPYNVGNGFSHLGVTVSDLEKMHEVCKASAYETGELKGLSGGTPTYFFVTDPDGYRIEVKRAK, from the coding sequence ATGAACCAAAAACTCGTTGAAATTTGCCTGCGTGTCAGAGATATTGACGCTACTTTAGACTTCTATACTAATCTATTTGATTTTGAAGTTGCCAGCCACAGAAAATTCCCTGAAGATAAGTTTGATTTAGTTTATCTGAATTCTCCCGGCTCTTCTGTACAAATTGAACTCACTTACAATTACGATGCCGAGCCATATAATGTAGGAAATGGCTTCAGTCATTTAGGTGTGACTGTCAGTGACTTAGAAAAAATGCATGAAGTTTGTAAAGCTTCTGCTTACGAAACAGGTGAATTAAAAGGACTTTCAGGCGGCACACCAACCTATTTCTTTGTGACGGACCCTGATGGCTATCGAATTGAAGTAAAGCGCGCAAAATAA
- a CDS encoding pentapeptide repeat-containing protein has translation MPVKIMEPAIPKDLPEINFDDCFDPDEPYLEHALFKDTAIDLGDRRGVEFTEVRFQNVTFSEATVPQLYLRDVIFESCDFANVQLDEVTMKRVRFVNCRLIGTSMTEGVFEDVLFRECNLQMAALGFSKQKNVRYENCRLNEADFYTCKLKKVDFSECELSGINFTGTPLKAIDISSCRFERISVTLEDLKGAIVSEEQALDFVVMLGLVIKE, from the coding sequence GTGCCCGTAAAGATCATGGAACCCGCAATACCAAAGGATTTGCCTGAAATAAATTTCGACGACTGCTTCGATCCGGATGAACCTTACCTAGAGCATGCCCTCTTCAAAGATACTGCCATCGACCTTGGCGACAGACGAGGAGTGGAGTTCACCGAAGTCAGATTCCAGAACGTGACTTTCAGCGAAGCGACGGTGCCGCAATTGTACTTGCGGGATGTCATCTTCGAAAGCTGCGATTTCGCCAATGTGCAGCTGGATGAAGTGACGATGAAACGTGTCCGCTTCGTGAATTGCCGGCTCATTGGTACCTCGATGACCGAAGGGGTCTTTGAGGACGTGCTTTTCCGGGAATGCAACCTGCAGATGGCGGCTTTGGGATTCAGCAAGCAGAAGAATGTCCGTTACGAGAACTGTCGCCTGAATGAGGCCGATTTTTATACATGCAAACTGAAGAAAGTCGATTTTTCGGAGTGTGAGCTGTCCGGAATCAATTTCACCGGAACCCCTTTGAAGGCAATCGACATCAGCAGTTGCCGATTTGAGCGCATCAGCGTCACACTTGAGGATCTCAAAGGCGCAATCGTCAGCGAAGAACAGGCGCTGGACTTCGTTGTGATGCTCGGACTGGTCATCAAAGAGTAA
- a CDS encoding glycoside hydrolase family 1 protein — protein MQTVFPKGFLWGGATAANQYEGAYNVDGKGLSVQDVTPQGGFGPITDGPTPDNMKLEGIDFYHRYKEDIALFAEMGFKTYRTSIAWTRIFPNGDETEPNEAGLQFYDDLFDELAKYGIEPLITLSHYETPLHLAREYDGWVNRKMIGFYENYVRTVFTRYKDKVKYWLTFNEINSIIHAPFMSGGIATVPEKLSKSDLYQACHHELVASALATKIGHEINPDFKIGCMVIAMPTYPLTSHPDDIIAVMEADRQNFFFSDVHVRGTYPGYMKRYFREHGIELNITPEDEEILKNTVDFVSFSYYMSSTQTADESKKVKGAGNILGGVMNPYLEASEWGWQIDPKGLRIVLNDFWDRYQKPLFIVENGLGAVDQLVTGEDGQPTVNDDYRINYLNDHLVQVAEAIADGVEVMGYTTWGCIDLVSASTAELKKRYGFIYVDRHDDGSGTLNRYKKKSFNWYKEVIATNGASLVQK, from the coding sequence ATGCAAACTGTATTTCCAAAAGGATTTTTATGGGGTGGCGCAACAGCCGCCAACCAATACGAAGGTGCTTATAATGTTGACGGAAAGGGGCTTTCCGTTCAGGACGTAACCCCTCAAGGCGGATTTGGGCCGATCACGGATGGTCCTACACCGGACAACATGAAATTGGAAGGGATCGACTTCTACCACCGTTATAAAGAAGATATCGCCTTGTTCGCGGAAATGGGCTTCAAAACATACCGTACTTCCATCGCATGGACACGCATCTTCCCGAACGGCGACGAAACGGAGCCGAACGAAGCTGGCTTGCAGTTCTACGATGACCTGTTCGATGAATTGGCAAAATACGGCATCGAGCCGCTGATCACTTTGTCCCACTACGAAACACCGCTGCACCTTGCCCGCGAATACGATGGCTGGGTTAACCGCAAAATGATCGGTTTCTACGAAAATTATGTGCGCACGGTCTTCACGCGCTACAAAGACAAAGTCAAATACTGGTTGACGTTCAATGAAATCAACTCGATCATCCACGCGCCATTCATGAGCGGCGGAATCGCGACAGTTCCTGAAAAATTGTCGAAATCCGATCTGTACCAAGCTTGCCACCACGAATTGGTAGCCAGCGCTTTGGCGACAAAAATCGGCCACGAAATCAACCCGGACTTCAAAATCGGCTGCATGGTCATCGCAATGCCGACGTATCCGTTGACTTCCCATCCTGATGATATCATCGCGGTTATGGAAGCGGATCGCCAAAACTTCTTCTTCTCGGATGTGCATGTTCGCGGCACGTATCCTGGTTACATGAAGCGCTATTTCCGTGAGCACGGCATCGAGCTGAACATCACTCCTGAAGATGAAGAAATCCTGAAGAACACTGTCGATTTCGTTTCCTTCAGCTACTACATGAGTTCGACACAAACAGCAGACGAGTCCAAGAAAGTGAAAGGGGCAGGGAATATCCTCGGCGGGGTGATGAATCCTTATCTGGAGGCTTCCGAGTGGGGCTGGCAGATTGATCCCAAGGGCCTGCGCATCGTCTTGAACGACTTCTGGGATCGTTACCAAAAACCATTGTTCATCGTCGAAAACGGTTTGGGTGCAGTCGATCAGCTGGTGACCGGTGAGGATGGCCAACCGACCGTCAACGATGATTATCGCATCAACTATTTGAACGATCACTTGGTGCAAGTTGCCGAAGCCATTGCGGACGGTGTCGAAGTGATGGGCTACACGACGTGGGGATGCATCGACTTGGTCAGCGCATCGACTGCAGAATTGAAAAAACGCTATGGCTTCATTTATGTCGACCGCCACGATGACGGATCCGGTACTTTGAACCGTTACAAGAAAAAATCATTCAACTGGTACAAAGAAGTCATCGCAACAAACGGCGCATCTTTGGTACAGAAATAG
- a CDS encoding uracil-xanthine permease family protein has protein sequence MEEKVHTGLTYGVEDKPDLGTTIVLGFQNVITAFGGLVAVPLIIAGIAGFGVEDTAYMVSAALLASGIVSIIQSKGFGPKWFRVGAGLPTIMGTDFAFVAPAAAVIGAGGITAYFGGTMLGALLEVGLSYFVKPLLKFFPPVVTGSVISLMGMTLMSVAMGWAGGGFGSEDFGNPMNIGIAVLVFLIIALINHYGPSRIAPAAVLIGAAIGYVVCIPLGMVDFGQVVAAEWFALPQFFKFGVPDFKLEYAIPFVSGYLVTVIETVGVMQTLGAVTETKLTDERIAAGVRADGFGSFIAPFIGSGPAATFSQNAGLIPLTRNASRKVAIMGGIIMIVMSLFPKFATLISIMPQPVLGGAGILMFGTVAAAGVQSLSRVEFNNRNMIIVASALGVGLGVSFVPDTVAQLPGILSGLFSSGISAGTIVALVLNIILKEKV, from the coding sequence ATGGAAGAGAAAGTACATACAGGCCTGACTTACGGTGTGGAAGATAAACCGGATTTAGGCACGACAATCGTTTTAGGATTTCAGAACGTCATCACCGCTTTCGGTGGTTTAGTGGCAGTACCGCTTATCATTGCCGGAATCGCAGGTTTCGGGGTTGAGGATACTGCTTATATGGTCAGCGCGGCGCTTTTGGCTTCGGGTATCGTTTCAATCATTCAATCCAAAGGTTTCGGTCCGAAATGGTTCCGCGTCGGAGCGGGCTTGCCGACGATCATGGGAACTGACTTTGCATTTGTGGCACCGGCTGCTGCCGTCATCGGAGCGGGCGGCATCACTGCCTACTTCGGTGGTACGATGTTGGGTGCTTTACTTGAAGTTGGTTTAAGTTATTTTGTAAAACCATTGTTGAAGTTTTTCCCGCCGGTTGTTACCGGTTCGGTTATCTCTTTGATGGGGATGACGCTGATGTCCGTTGCGATGGGCTGGGCAGGCGGTGGCTTCGGATCTGAGGATTTCGGTAATCCGATGAATATCGGTATCGCAGTGCTCGTGTTCCTGATCATCGCTTTGATCAACCATTACGGACCAAGCAGAATCGCGCCAGCCGCTGTTCTGATCGGTGCCGCAATCGGTTATGTCGTCTGCATTCCGTTGGGGATGGTCGACTTCGGCCAGGTAGTTGCCGCTGAATGGTTTGCCTTACCACAATTCTTCAAATTTGGAGTGCCTGATTTCAAGCTTGAATACGCGATTCCTTTCGTATCCGGCTATCTCGTAACCGTCATTGAAACAGTCGGCGTTATGCAGACTTTGGGTGCCGTTACGGAAACAAAACTGACGGATGAAAGAATTGCTGCCGGTGTCCGTGCGGATGGTTTCGGTTCGTTCATCGCGCCTTTCATCGGGTCCGGTCCAGCTGCAACTTTCAGCCAAAATGCCGGATTGATCCCGTTGACCCGCAATGCTTCCCGTAAAGTAGCCATCATGGGCGGTATCATCATGATCGTGATGAGCCTGTTCCCTAAATTTGCTACCCTGATTTCAATCATGCCGCAACCTGTTTTGGGTGGTGCAGGCATCTTGATGTTCGGTACAGTTGCCGCTGCCGGTGTGCAATCACTGTCCCGCGTTGAATTCAACAACCGCAACATGATCATCGTCGCTTCTGCGTTGGGTGTCGGTCTGGGAGTTTCCTTTGTTCCCGATACAGTGGCACAATTGCCAGGCATCTTGAGCGGATTGTTCTCTTCCGGTATCTCGGCAGGTACGATCGTTGCATTGGTCTTGAACATCATCCTGAAAGAAAAAGTCTGA
- the guaD gene encoding guanine deaminase, with protein MDHAYAKVFRGTAFTSKSPQEVSVWEDCLFCLDADGVIRCILKQQDPEYDNVLAAYKGSEKFRELAEGQYFLPGFIDLHIHAPQWAQAGTAMDIPLHDWLDTYTFPLESKFSDLDFARKVYQDLVTTLLANGTTTALYFATVHKEASFLLAQLCADKGQRGLVGKVVMDDKAENPDFYRDESTETALADTESFIQLVQELNKTTKQGVYPVVTPRFIPSCTDEALAGLGELAKKYGTHIQSHCSESDWEHNYVLERMHKSDTFALHEMGLLQDKAVMAHAVFLSDADADLFAETGTAIAHCPISNVCFSNGVLPAARFTRKGIDIGLGTDISGGFSPSLFDNIRQAVISSRMLEEGVDPSLAAPERGLPHSRITANEAFYYATAGGGQSLSLPIGRLEENYAWDVQVIDVNAPNAKLPLFDEGISMENLLHKILFLSRPENIREVWVQGECVHKRK; from the coding sequence ATGGATCATGCATATGCTAAAGTGTTTCGGGGGACTGCTTTCACGAGCAAGTCGCCTCAAGAAGTGAGCGTATGGGAGGATTGTCTGTTTTGTCTGGATGCGGATGGGGTGATCCGGTGCATACTGAAGCAGCAGGATCCTGAATATGATAACGTTTTGGCCGCATACAAAGGATCGGAAAAATTCCGTGAACTTGCTGAGGGACAGTATTTTCTGCCGGGGTTCATCGATCTGCACATCCACGCTCCGCAATGGGCGCAAGCCGGCACTGCCATGGACATCCCATTACATGATTGGCTGGACACCTATACTTTCCCGCTGGAATCGAAATTCTCCGATCTAGATTTCGCCCGCAAAGTCTACCAGGATCTTGTCACAACGCTGTTGGCGAACGGTACGACGACTGCGCTCTATTTCGCGACCGTACACAAGGAAGCCAGCTTTCTTTTGGCCCAGCTTTGCGCCGACAAAGGCCAACGCGGTTTGGTCGGGAAAGTTGTCATGGACGACAAGGCAGAGAATCCGGATTTTTACCGGGATGAAAGCACGGAAACCGCATTGGCGGACACGGAAAGTTTCATCCAACTGGTCCAAGAATTGAACAAGACGACCAAACAAGGCGTCTACCCGGTTGTGACTCCCCGCTTCATCCCGAGCTGCACGGACGAAGCGCTGGCGGGTCTCGGCGAATTGGCGAAAAAATACGGCACGCACATCCAATCGCATTGCAGCGAAAGCGATTGGGAGCACAACTATGTCCTCGAGCGGATGCACAAGAGCGACACGTTTGCGCTCCATGAGATGGGACTTCTGCAGGACAAAGCAGTCATGGCGCACGCCGTCTTCCTTTCGGATGCGGATGCCGATTTGTTTGCCGAAACCGGCACAGCAATCGCCCATTGTCCGATTTCGAATGTCTGCTTTTCGAACGGTGTCCTTCCCGCTGCCCGTTTCACTAGGAAAGGGATCGACATCGGCTTGGGAACGGACATCTCCGGAGGCTTCTCCCCCAGCCTTTTCGACAATATCCGACAGGCTGTCATCTCCTCGAGGATGCTGGAGGAAGGCGTTGATCCGTCGCTTGCGGCTCCGGAACGCGGCTTACCGCATTCTCGGATTACCGCTAACGAGGCGTTCTACTATGCGACTGCCGGCGGAGGACAGAGCTTGAGCCTGCCGATCGGACGGTTAGAGGAAAACTATGCCTGGGATGTCCAAGTGATCGACGTCAACGCGCCTAACGCCAAACTGCCGCTGTTCGACGAAGGGATTTCGATGGAAAATCTGCTGCACAAAATCCTCTTTTTGAGCCGCCCGGAAAACATCCGCGAGGTTTGGGTCCAGGGCGAATGCGTGCATAAAAGGAAGTAA
- the licT gene encoding BglG family transcription antiterminator LicT, with amino-acid sequence MKIEKVYNNNVVLAKAGDSSEVIVMGKGIGFQKRSGDVFDKSLIEKTFVIQENDSADQLKAIYQDLPQEESDAIFKIIQEAETRLNHIFQANVYLTLADHIHYAIQRTKEGIVLTNPLAFEVKKFYRREYELGKIGLELIAEHTGVMMAPDEATSIALHFVNAQKEGQLIEETMKVTRIVQDILNIVRLHFGVAFDEESISYNRFYTHLQYFAQRVVMGEVFQTAPDTFLVEQVKANYPAAYTCANKISTYVGAAHQFQVGTDELVYLTIHIHRVVQQK; translated from the coding sequence ATGAAGATTGAAAAAGTCTACAATAACAACGTGGTCCTGGCGAAAGCCGGCGATTCATCTGAAGTCATTGTGATGGGAAAAGGGATCGGTTTCCAGAAAAGATCAGGGGACGTTTTCGACAAGTCTTTGATCGAGAAAACCTTCGTCATCCAGGAAAATGATTCAGCAGATCAATTAAAGGCCATTTATCAGGATTTACCGCAAGAAGAATCAGATGCCATTTTTAAGATCATCCAAGAGGCCGAGACAAGGCTGAATCATATCTTCCAAGCAAACGTCTACCTGACGCTTGCCGACCACATCCATTACGCCATCCAGCGGACAAAGGAAGGGATCGTTTTGACCAACCCTTTGGCCTTCGAAGTGAAGAAGTTCTATCGACGGGAATACGAGCTCGGCAAAATCGGGCTGGAACTCATCGCGGAACACACCGGTGTCATGATGGCACCCGATGAAGCGACATCCATCGCTCTTCATTTCGTGAATGCGCAGAAGGAAGGGCAATTGATCGAAGAGACAATGAAAGTGACACGGATTGTTCAGGACATCCTGAACATCGTCCGCTTGCATTTCGGAGTCGCCTTCGATGAAGAATCGATTTCCTATAATCGTTTCTACACCCATCTGCAGTACTTTGCGCAGCGGGTCGTCATGGGGGAAGTTTTCCAGACGGCTCCAGACACCTTCTTGGTGGAGCAAGTGAAGGCAAACTATCCGGCTGCCTATACCTGTGCCAACAAAATATCGACCTATGTCGGAGCTGCCCATCAATTCCAAGTCGGGACCGACGAACTTGTTTACCTCACAATCCATATCCATCGGGTCGTGCAGCAAAAGTGA